One stretch of Rosistilla oblonga DNA includes these proteins:
- a CDS encoding PP2C family protein-serine/threonine phosphatase, producing MSAFWQAYVDATGWRIKPSTGTTAHRLMLLPACTEAMMDVDSADAQPAVSKSAAETLAQAASRIADRLREFEGLLRNQEATHAVEDANAGCLPAAGHIADRLEAVLKEASAATGCDAAGLYLLDADTSHLKLRSCFGLPKSRLAQPPRALRGALGDLEALVSPVVTIEDIPRMPHWESPEERGAAIVVAIRGGDLPLGTLWLWDDQPRDITSAQQASATLAAGRIAAELEREVIGTKAAEQAEVRDELRAAAAWQSRQLPPAVPLDKDWDVAGWNEAAEAVGGDWFAWDILPDGKIAIAIASVGASGIESALTAATARSAWQSHTGYRHKTNQVLSRVNDTLWQTSTGDQSTSLLYVTVDPETGEGQFSSAGTCQGLIVNRYGYRMLASPTEPLGRDPDVRPLVHTMRLLPGEALVLVSQGAIASNGAPESGRLTQQTLTDSIRHELVNGPEPALSCLRRLFAQAGPAAADRSIAILQRQ from the coding sequence ATGTCCGCTTTTTGGCAGGCTTATGTTGATGCGACGGGTTGGCGAATCAAACCTTCCACTGGCACCACGGCGCACCGGCTGATGTTGTTGCCCGCCTGCACCGAGGCGATGATGGATGTTGATTCTGCCGACGCGCAGCCGGCGGTTTCAAAAAGTGCAGCGGAAACGCTTGCACAGGCCGCGTCGCGAATCGCCGACCGTTTGCGTGAATTCGAAGGTTTGCTAAGGAACCAGGAAGCGACCCACGCCGTTGAAGATGCCAACGCCGGTTGCCTCCCCGCGGCCGGACATATCGCCGATCGTTTGGAAGCTGTTTTGAAAGAGGCGAGTGCCGCCACCGGTTGTGACGCCGCGGGACTCTATTTGCTGGATGCCGATACCAGTCATTTGAAATTGCGTTCCTGCTTTGGGCTGCCCAAGTCGCGGTTGGCTCAACCGCCGCGGGCGCTGCGTGGCGCATTGGGCGATCTCGAGGCGTTGGTCTCGCCGGTTGTTACGATCGAAGATATTCCGCGGATGCCGCACTGGGAGAGTCCCGAGGAGCGTGGCGCTGCGATCGTGGTTGCGATTCGCGGCGGCGATCTGCCGTTGGGAACCCTGTGGCTGTGGGACGATCAGCCCCGCGACATCACGTCGGCGCAACAGGCGTCGGCAACTCTCGCCGCCGGGCGAATTGCGGCGGAGTTGGAACGCGAGGTGATCGGCACCAAGGCGGCTGAACAGGCAGAGGTCCGCGACGAATTGCGTGCCGCCGCGGCTTGGCAATCGCGTCAGTTGCCGCCAGCGGTTCCGTTGGACAAAGATTGGGATGTGGCCGGTTGGAACGAAGCGGCTGAAGCGGTCGGGGGCGATTGGTTTGCCTGGGACATCCTGCCCGACGGCAAGATCGCGATCGCCATCGCTTCGGTTGGAGCCAGCGGGATCGAGTCGGCGTTGACGGCTGCAACCGCGCGTTCGGCTTGGCAATCGCACACCGGGTACCGGCACAAGACGAATCAAGTGCTCAGCCGAGTCAACGACACGCTGTGGCAGACATCGACCGGCGACCAATCGACAAGCCTGCTGTACGTTACCGTCGATCCCGAGACGGGGGAGGGGCAGTTCTCTTCCGCGGGGACTTGTCAGGGACTGATCGTCAATCGCTACGGATATCGAATGCTCGCGTCGCCGACTGAACCGTTGGGCCGCGACCCCGACGTCCGCCCGCTGGTGCACACGATGCGACTGCTGCCCGGCGAGGCGTTGGTCTTGGTCAGCCAAGGGGCGATCGCCAGCAATGGAGCTCCCGAATCGGGGCGGCTGACGCAACAAACGTTAACCGATTCGATCCGCCACGAATTGGTCAACGGTCCCGAACCGGCGCTGTCGTGCCTGCGGCGACTGTTCGCCCAAGCCGGTCCCGCCGCCGCCGATCGATCGATCGCGATCCTGCAGCGCCAGTAG